In Scylla paramamosain isolate STU-SP2022 chromosome 30, ASM3559412v1, whole genome shotgun sequence, the following are encoded in one genomic region:
- the LOC135116079 gene encoding uncharacterized protein LOC135116079, translating to MESLGYHTEGGEGALGMSEGGVVKEGGLEVKEMQKIPLILNASLVRPSFIEYLDRGFEIRVSQVNTQNSAILPTCGVAALIVTLPPFTFSSSSSKEETFNQLVDRVRAFSRIHAGGVVIMVGAVFGMEEVNGVLGKLSREVTATPTPATACPWGSPGCRAHTTTVKG from the exons ATGGAGAGCTTAGGATACCACACggaggggggtgaaggagccttggggaTGTCTGAAGGAGGggtagtgaaggagggaggcctggaggtgaaggaaatgcagaaaattcctcTAATACTGAACGCTTCTCTGGTCAGACCATCCTTCATTGAATATTTGGACCGAGGCTTCGAGATACGAG TGAGCCAGGTGAACACCCAGAACAGCGCTATCCTGCCTACTTGTGGTGTGGCAGCCCTGATCgtcacactccctcccttcaccttttcctcctcctccagcaaagAAGAGACGTTTAATCAGCTGGTGGACag ggTCCGCGCCTTCAGCCGAATACACGCGGGGGGCGTTGTAATAATGGTGGGTGctgtgtttggcatggaggagGTGAACGGGGTGTTGGGGAAGTTATCAAGGGAGGTTACTGCCACGCCCACCCCTGCTACTGCCTGCCCATGGGGAAGCCCAGGCTGCCGCGCACATACAACTACTGTCaaaggttag